A stretch of the Planctomycetota bacterium genome encodes the following:
- a CDS encoding phage portal protein, with product MLKRLLAPLSRRADPVRAATAIVPQRTRMVRARFDSAQTTADNRRHWAAADGLSPNAAVSPEVRRILRNRARYEVANNSYAKGIVLTLANDTIGTGPRLQMLTPDTSVNARVEEAFEAWSAAIDLPGKLRSMRMARAESGEAFGLLISSPGLDTPVKLDLRLLEPDQVCTPWFGRTPTGQAVTDVDGIVFDPSGLPVAYHVLRHHPGDGAWHTVRDHDTYPAASVLHYFRPDRPGQWRGIPDITPALPLFAQLRRYTLAVIAAAETAADFAAVLYTDAPANGEADPLEPMDEVELEKRMATVLPGGWKLGQVHAEHPSTTYGEFKREILNEIARCLNMPFNVAAGNSSGYNYASGRLDHQTYFKSIRVEQHRLQQTVLDRLLRAWLDEAALVEGLLPQAMRVRGAATPHVWFWDGVEHVDPAKEANAQATRLANHTTTLAHEFARQGRDWEDELRQRAKELALMRELGLPVTTKAGGPSDTTGEPDPEDSNPDTDETVTDETTKEAA from the coding sequence ATGCTGAAGCGCCTGCTCGCCCCGCTCTCGCGCCGGGCCGACCCGGTCCGGGCCGCCACGGCGATCGTGCCTCAGCGGACACGGATGGTCCGGGCGCGGTTCGACTCGGCACAGACCACCGCCGACAACCGCCGCCACTGGGCCGCGGCCGACGGGCTCTCGCCCAACGCGGCCGTTAGCCCCGAGGTGCGGCGCATCCTGCGCAACCGCGCCCGCTACGAGGTGGCCAACAACTCCTACGCCAAGGGCATCGTCCTCACGCTGGCCAACGACACCATCGGCACCGGGCCTCGGCTGCAGATGCTCACGCCCGACACGTCGGTCAACGCCCGCGTCGAGGAAGCCTTCGAGGCCTGGTCGGCGGCGATCGACCTGCCCGGCAAGCTCCGCAGCATGCGGATGGCCCGGGCCGAGAGCGGCGAGGCGTTCGGCCTTCTGATCTCCAGCCCCGGGCTCGACACACCCGTCAAGCTCGACCTGCGCCTGCTCGAACCTGATCAGGTCTGCACGCCGTGGTTCGGGCGCACGCCCACCGGTCAGGCAGTGACCGATGTCGACGGCATCGTCTTCGACCCCAGCGGGCTGCCGGTGGCGTACCACGTGCTGCGGCACCACCCCGGCGACGGGGCGTGGCACACCGTTCGAGACCACGACACCTACCCCGCGGCGTCCGTGCTGCACTACTTCCGGCCCGACCGGCCGGGCCAGTGGCGCGGCATCCCGGACATCACACCCGCCCTGCCGCTCTTCGCGCAGCTCCGCCGCTACACGCTGGCGGTGATCGCCGCCGCCGAGACGGCCGCGGACTTCGCGGCGGTGCTCTACACCGATGCGCCCGCCAACGGCGAGGCCGACCCGCTCGAACCGATGGACGAGGTCGAGCTCGAGAAGCGGATGGCCACCGTGCTGCCCGGCGGCTGGAAGCTCGGGCAGGTCCACGCCGAGCACCCATCAACGACCTACGGCGAGTTCAAGCGCGAGATCCTCAACGAGATCGCCCGCTGCCTGAACATGCCCTTCAACGTCGCGGCCGGGAACAGCTCCGGCTACAACTACGCCTCGGGCCGCCTGGACCATCAGACCTACTTCAAGAGCATCCGTGTCGAGCAGCACCGCCTCCAGCAGACGGTGCTGGACCGCTTGCTCCGCGCCTGGCTCGATGAGGCCGCGCTGGTCGAGGGGCTGCTGCCCCAGGCGATGCGTGTGCGCGGCGCAGCCACACCGCACGTCTGGTTCTGGGACGGCGTCGAGCATGTCGACCCGGCCAAGGAAGCCAACGCACAGGCAACCCGCCTGGCCAACCACACCACAACGCTCGCGCACGAGTTCGCACGCCAGGGACGCGACTGGGAGGACGAGCTCCGCCAGCGGGCCAAGGAACTGGCCCTCATGCGCGAGCTCGGGCTGCCGGTCACCACCAAGGCCGGCGGCCCAAGCGACACAACGGGCGAGCCTGATCCCGAAGACTCCAATCCCGACACCGACGAGACCGTCACCGACGAAACCACCAAGGAGGCCGCGTAG